A segment of the Gavia stellata isolate bGavSte3 chromosome 27, bGavSte3.hap2, whole genome shotgun sequence genome:
TTCTAACGGTTTTCTtggctattttttaaaaaaggagtgAGAGCAAATGTTCACCCTAGATAGGGGCTCAAATTTAGGAAAAAGCAATAAGAACTTctattttccctgtttttttcctaaatattagTGGTAAAATGATAAAGTACAATTTATTTCCAAGTCACTGAAAATTCAGTCAATCTTTGCCCTAGATAACCGTAGAAGAATACTCTATCTGCCAGgtccagaaaaacaaactctACCAGTTCTTCTCTGAGAAAAGGCAAACGCACACATCTTATGTTAGTGACACAGCCGACGATCATTATGTggttgcaaagaaaaagaaaaaaggtttcatGTGTTTACAGTTTGTTATTAGGCagcatcctcttcctcctcctcctcttcatcttcctttGCAATGAAATGTAGTTTTCTGAATTCTCGCCTGCTCATCGTTGTGCTTGGGAGCGCAACTGCTGGGAGatcctttaagaaaaagataaaatcatTAAGGAAAGTCTGTTGCGGCAAATGGCAGACCTCCTTCCTCTCCAACAGTTCACATACTTCCACATCCAATACATGAGGCACCAACACACACCTCTTCACTTGGAAGCGGTGGCATAAACCCATAGCTAAAGCAGAGGAGCTTTCAGGGGAGCTTGCCGGAACCAGTCACGGCTCGTGGTCAGAGTGAGGGCTGGGATTCCTTCTGCAGGCTTGAGAAGGTTCAGCGAGGGGGAAGTGCTCCACAAACGAATTCTCACTACTCCCGCTAAATACCAACCGTGACTCCAGCTAAATACCGATCCTCATGAAACACCTGAAAGAAGGCAGCATCACTTGCCCAAAGTTATACAATGTTAAAGGCAGACCTGGGATTCGAATCTAAAGCTCTGGCCCTTGATCCAAAAGCAGAGGTGGCTAGAAATCAGCTTCCATTCCGAAAAATTACAATAATCACTGTTAAGAACCAATGACCAGGGAAACCCTATTTTGATAGAATAACACTGTATCTTTATGAGTAAAAATATCTATCTTATGCAATTGGAATACTAAAATCTAAACAAGAAAGATTTCACATCTGAAATTAACTTGCTTTGGCAATTAATTCTATCTAGGGGACAGGGATATGACTCCAGATGTCTACCGCTACCGATCAAGTTTGCCTACAATTTTGAGGCTAGCTTACTGTTGTTTGAAGATGCAAGACTGAAGTGGAACCGAACTGAATCTGTAGAGTGAACAGACTGTCATCATCTTACCTGTATGAACTCGACATCTCCAAAGAACCGGTGCACTGGCATTGGCTGGTTGCTGTCTTCATCCAAGAAAGCACTACCATCTAGTTGTATCGGATTCTCCGGGAAATCTGCATCCTCCAAGCTAGACCCGTCTGAAAGTACACTCTCACAGCTGCTCTCCTCTTCACTGCAGACATGATTGTGCAGATTTTCATCACTGTCCATTTTTGATGGAGCACTGCTTGATTTCACTGCATGTGGCTTGAAAGAAACATCATGTTCCTCTTCCTGTTTGTCTTCCTTTGTCTCTGGAATGCTTTCACCTTTTTTCTGTTGAATCATATTATAGTCTCCTGGATCTTCTGAACGTCGATCCTCATCGGATGTTTTAGGTGTTTCCCCTGATGCAGCAAGGTTTTCACTTCCACATGTAAGTCCTTCTAGTTCTGATTTTACTAGActgtttttttcacattttagcCTCTTGGAGGGTCTGTCAGCTGCTTTGCGTGAAGAACactgttagaaaaaaatacaagatgCTAAAGCTTActtgaaataaggaaaaatacaatCACCATATCTCTTTAGTTGCAAGGCTGTATGCGGAACTGCAAGGCTCCATCAAGTGAGCGGCACCTTGATCCAAAGCTGCATCgctaagaaaaatattagtaGAAAGTGCAcatgagaagaagaaaaaagcagataGCTTACACTAAACCACAACATACAGTCCATCACCAGTGGAAGGCTACTTCTCAAAGCGTAAACTAGGACCGCACGTGGCTAGTCaccatttttatattttcttaggGATGCTGTAGATGGGAATTCATGTAGCAGAATGGGCCATCACCCGGTGTGGAAAGCGTCCCGCCGCTCGCTAGCAGCACAGAACACTGGCTAACGGCCTACACCAGCCCTTGGACAGGGATGAATCGAAAGCTGGCCCTGTAGCACACCAATATGCCCCTCCACTGTATTTTTGCACACAGGCATCTAACAAAGTGGCGGGAAGGTAGGAAAGGCAAAGGATTTACTTAAATTATCCAGGTAATTCCCTCATGGTGATGCTCAGTTTGTAGCTGTTAATAATTAGCGGCACCCCCCACTGTTACTGCCGGCCCCGCGGCGCTCTCCCCCAGCCCGGGGCCGCCCCAGGCCCCGTCCCTCCTACCAGGCTCGGCGTCCGGGGGCCGCCCCGCTCCTGGCGGCGGGCCGCCGGCGGCTCTTCCCCCGCGGTCTGTGCAGAGGCGGTTGCCGGGCGCCCGCTCTCCAGAGACCCCTTCACACAGCGCCCGGgaggccgccgccgctgccgtcCTGGGAGAGCCGGGCCGCGGGCCTCTgtgctgccccggccccgcgctccGCCCGCCGCCATCTTGGGGAGGGTGCGGGAGCCCGCGTTCGCCATCTTGTGGAGACTCTCGTCTCAGGGGCAGCCCGGCTTTGCCGTTGCCTGTCTCCCGGGGCACCGGGCGGGCGGGTGGCCCCTCCGGGCCGAAGCGACGGGCGGAGGGAGGCCTCGTTCCCGCTCGGtggcggggcgaggcggggcCTGGGCGAGGAGCCCGCCTCAGGGCCTGCTGCAAGCGGGgcggccagccccagcccttcaCACAGGCCCAGACTCCGGGCTTGGCCCACGGGCAGCGGTACATTGAAATAAGCTTTAGGAAAGTGAAAACAGAGGAGCTTGCCTCCAGATCCCCCTCatgggctgctgcctgggggaaaaaaacggACAAATTTCTGCCTGATCACTGTATAGGTTATAAACGTTTCAGATCTTTTGCTTCCCATTGTGTCTTCCTTCTGGAGCAGTGCTAGCTCTGGTTATAAGATGTGCGGCTGGGGAGTTATTATTCAGATATGCCTCTCAGTTCATTTCCACAGCCCTCAGGGAGCAAATTATGTCAGTAACTCAAATCCCTCTTTAACTTCAAGGACTCTGACGATAACAGATGAATTTCTGTGTAGCAAAGCAGCCCGACACCTAGATTTAAGTATGTAATTATCTTCACTTATTTTATTGGGGGAGGCGAGGTAGCACGCTTGCCCGTTTTGAGAAACTGTAGGTACTGCGTGCCCTGACGGTCTGCGCCGGAGGAGGGACGGTGGCGTCCGCCGCAATGGAGCCCAGGGGCTTTATCCATCACATTAAACTACAGCTCTCTCTTCTGTTAATTCAGTGCTTTGAGGATGCTGTGGGGATTTGTATAATTCTGTCCGGCTGAGGGCACAGGAGCTTGCTTCTTTATAGCAGCATTTAATGTTCTTGCTCATTGCAGAGCTGTACCACAAGTCTCAGTGGTTGGAGGATATTACCTGTACTCCTCAATCCAACTTAGCTCATAAAATGCTTGTCTGTTCATCCTGGCCTTAAAAAACATGAGCAACAATTTGAATTGCAGAAGTAAGTGGCAAGAATGTACCTGTGGGAATATTCAAGtaagacatttttttctcaaaagcatAAAGTCTCCCAGTTAAACTGCGGAGGTTTGGAGACATGCCTGATATGTTGTTCTGCAATTTCTCCTGGTGCTCAGGGGTCCTTCTGTGCTTTGTTCTCTGGCAGAGATAATTCGTATTCTCCTCCAAAAGCTTCTCGACTTGCTCCACTCTCTCACAGTGTTGTTGCTCGCAGCCACAGAATACAGATGATTGTTTTTATTAGGCAGTGAAAACTTTCACTGTCTCATAAACAGAAGAGGACTAGAACTGGCTGAagaacagcatttctgcagctggaaaacttggtttttgttttaatttcccccacaaactgaaaatagtaagaaaaatttaattttgaaggttttaataaatatttttcacaacACTATATGGCTCTCattttttatgtt
Coding sequences within it:
- the C27H1orf174 gene encoding UPF0688 protein C1orf174 homolog; amino-acid sequence: MAAGGARGRGSTEARGPALPGRQRRRPPGRCVKGSLESGRPATASAQTAGEEPPAARRQERGGPRTPSLCSSRKAADRPSKRLKCEKNSLVKSELEGLTCGSENLAASGETPKTSDEDRRSEDPGDYNMIQQKKGESIPETKEDKQEEEHDVSFKPHAVKSSSAPSKMDSDENLHNHVCSEEESSCESVLSDGSSLEDADFPENPIQLDGSAFLDEDSNQPMPVHRFFGDVEFIQDLPAVALPSTTMSRREFRKLHFIAKEDEEEEEEEDAA